Proteins encoded together in one Planctomyces sp. SH-PL14 window:
- a CDS encoding STAS domain-containing protein: MAKASSSIAETLRNHEARLVSDWMSRLRERGAGRDNRIDENSLRSRAGEFVALLQRVAQCGDTASSKGPEWKAIEDFLAEVSRTQVHQGFSADETARFVFSFKEPFFVRLKADFGNDPDTLAEQIWRATELLDAMGMLTIRAFQRTREDVIRRQQQELLELSTPVVKLWDGILALPMIGTLDSERTQFVMESLLQRIVETGSEIAIIDITGVPTVDTLVAQHLLKTVTAIRLMGADCIISGVRPQIAQTIVHLGIDLEGVITKSTLADALALAMKRLGLLVAEKS; the protein is encoded by the coding sequence ATGGCGAAAGCCTCAAGTTCGATCGCCGAAACGCTTAGGAACCATGAGGCCCGATTGGTCTCTGATTGGATGAGTCGACTGCGCGAGAGGGGGGCCGGGCGGGACAACCGGATCGACGAAAACTCGCTCAGATCACGGGCAGGAGAGTTTGTCGCATTGCTGCAGAGGGTGGCGCAATGCGGCGACACCGCCAGTTCGAAAGGCCCCGAGTGGAAAGCGATAGAGGATTTTCTGGCTGAGGTCTCGCGCACTCAGGTTCACCAGGGGTTTTCTGCTGACGAAACCGCTCGCTTCGTCTTTTCGTTTAAGGAGCCTTTTTTTGTGAGACTGAAGGCCGACTTTGGGAATGATCCAGACACGCTCGCCGAGCAAATCTGGCGCGCTACGGAACTGCTCGACGCCATGGGAATGCTGACCATCCGAGCCTTCCAGAGGACCCGGGAAGATGTGATCCGCCGACAGCAGCAGGAACTGCTCGAACTTTCTACGCCCGTCGTGAAGTTGTGGGACGGCATCCTCGCCCTGCCCATGATTGGCACACTGGACAGTGAGCGGACTCAGTTTGTTATGGAGTCGCTCCTTCAGCGGATCGTCGAGACCGGATCGGAGATTGCGATCATCGACATCACTGGTGTGCCGACCGTCGACACCCTCGTTGCTCAGCATCTGCTGAAGACCGTTACCGCTATCCGGCTGATGGGAGCGGATTGCATCATCTCTGGCGTCCGGCCGCAGATCGCTCAAACGATCGTTCATCTCGGTATTGACCTCGAAGGCGTGATTACGAAGTCGACCCTGGCGGACGCTCTGGCTCTGGCCATGAAACGACTCGGCCTCCTCGTGGCTGAAAAGAGTTGA
- a CDS encoding 2TM domain-containing protein: protein MATREVAEHKINRGFAIHFAVYAIVVGALAYMNHTRNPDNLWVMWVAGGWGLGVVLHAILAFTPATREKGVHNVMERQNEREARGSNMTDKMSQPAR from the coding sequence ATGGCCACGCGCGAAGTCGCAGAGCACAAGATCAACCGAGGGTTCGCAATTCATTTTGCCGTATACGCGATCGTCGTAGGTGCGTTGGCGTACATGAACCACACCCGCAACCCTGATAATTTGTGGGTGATGTGGGTAGCCGGAGGTTGGGGCCTAGGCGTGGTTCTTCATGCAATCCTGGCATTCACCCCGGCGACGCGTGAGAAGGGCGTCCATAACGTGATGGAACGGCAGAACGAGCGCGAAGCACGCGGCAGTAACATGACCGACAAGATGAGTCAGCCTGCTCGGTAA
- a CDS encoding response regulator, which translates to MEIPTTGASLSQLESALSPTARGESSPPEPGVSDGRRRLFLVEDHALMRMGIAHLIGKRPEWELCGEADDCVQAYQLIRESSPDLAIIDLRLCNGDGLELIKRIRDSVSTCRMLVFSAHEEELFAERVLRAGAHGFVNKQEPIATVIAAIEKVLEGRIALSSRMTDRLLASRLAPASENVSSLAILSDREMEVFERLGRGMTAKEIARDLHLSIKTIEYHRQNIKEKLQLSGSSAVVRYATVHVLGRSNDQQAAMS; encoded by the coding sequence ATGGAAATTCCCACGACTGGCGCCTCTCTCTCTCAATTGGAAAGCGCCCTGAGCCCCACCGCCCGGGGCGAAAGTTCGCCTCCGGAGCCCGGGGTATCAGACGGCCGCCGACGATTATTCCTCGTCGAAGATCATGCCTTGATGCGGATGGGAATCGCGCATCTGATCGGCAAGCGACCGGAGTGGGAGCTGTGCGGCGAAGCGGATGACTGTGTGCAAGCGTACCAACTGATCCGGGAATCGAGTCCGGACCTTGCAATCATTGACTTGCGGCTGTGCAACGGCGATGGACTCGAATTGATCAAGCGGATCCGCGACAGCGTTTCAACATGCCGAATGCTCGTGTTCTCGGCACACGAAGAGGAACTGTTCGCTGAGCGAGTGCTGCGGGCTGGAGCCCACGGGTTCGTTAACAAGCAGGAGCCGATCGCGACGGTTATCGCGGCGATCGAAAAGGTTCTCGAAGGAAGGATCGCTCTGAGTTCGAGAATGACCGATCGCCTCTTGGCAAGTCGCTTGGCGCCTGCTTCAGAGAATGTTTCATCGCTCGCAATTCTCTCTGACCGGGAGATGGAGGTCTTCGAACGCTTGGGCCGAGGGATGACCGCCAAGGAGATAGCGCGGGATCTGCACCTGAGTATCAAGACGATCGAATACCATCGTCAGAACATCAAGGAGAAACTGCAGCTCTCCGGCAGCAGCGCGGTCGTGCGATACGCTACCGTCCACGTGCTGGGGCGCTCCAATGACCAACAAGCGGCGATGAGCTGA
- a CDS encoding RNA recognition motif domain-containing protein, which produces MATKLYVGNLTYDTTSQTLQDLFGAHGEVRSAEVIMDRDTGRSKGFGFVEMSNDNGAKAAINALNGHDVGGRSLTVNEARPRESRSGGGGGGGGFRGGRY; this is translated from the coding sequence ATGGCTACGAAACTCTATGTAGGCAACCTGACCTACGATACGACAAGTCAGACCCTGCAGGATTTGTTCGGCGCGCACGGAGAAGTCCGGTCCGCTGAGGTCATCATGGACCGGGACACCGGTCGCTCGAAGGGCTTCGGCTTCGTCGAGATGTCGAACGACAACGGAGCGAAGGCCGCCATCAACGCCCTGAACGGCCACGATGTCGGTGGACGTTCGCTGACCGTCAACGAGGCGCGGCCTCGCGAGTCCCGCAGCGGCGGCGGGGGCGGGGGCGGCGGTTTCCGGGGCGGTCGATACTAG
- a CDS encoding DUF1488 family protein, whose amino-acid sequence MTRTIEFTGQREYLFERDAVRFAAFVNGRPTWCVVSTAMITDGGLPCSRPVDLLHVFDTRFREFETAAKRKLDAAEAGEEIVIGQVDLEHD is encoded by the coding sequence ATGACCAGGACCATCGAGTTTACCGGGCAGCGAGAGTACCTCTTCGAACGAGACGCTGTGCGATTCGCGGCATTTGTGAACGGGCGACCAACATGGTGCGTTGTCTCAACCGCGATGATCACCGATGGCGGCCTTCCATGCTCCAGGCCTGTAGACCTGCTGCACGTCTTCGATACCCGTTTCCGAGAGTTCGAGACCGCGGCCAAGAGAAAGCTCGACGCAGCCGAGGCGGGAGAAGAAATTGTGATCGGTCAAGTGGACCTTGAACATGATTAG
- a CDS encoding IS5 family transposase (programmed frameshift), producing MSDSLWERIEPALPVYRPNCRGGRPRLPLRRVVTGILYVLRTGCQWKAMPQEFGSGSAIHAYFQEWVRRGLFRKLWRTALEEYDDLKGIDWEWQSLDGAMTKAPLGGKKTGKNPTDRGKLGVKRSVLTDGRGVPVGVAVAGANVHDQKLVVETFQSLPVRRPPGRRRRQHLCADKGYDAQTIRQTAARRGYVVHIPRKGTEPPRPVRRRGRARRWVVERLHSWTNRARRLLTRWEKTAVNYLALLHLQFAITAWRTAGDLG from the exons ATCTCCGATTCGCTCTGGGAACGGATCGAGCCCGCGCTCCCGGTTTACAGACCGAATTGTCGAGGGGGACGTCCACGTCTGCCTCTACGCCGTGTCGTGACAGGCATCCTGTACGTGCTGCGGACGGGTTGCCAATGGAAGGCGATGCCCCAGGAGTTCGGCTCCGGCAGCGCCATTCACGCCTACTTCCAGGAGTGGGTCAGACGCGGCTTGTTCCGCAAACTGTGGCGGACCGCGCTTGAGGAATACGATGACCTGAAAGGGATCGACTGGGAGTGGCAGAGTCTGGATGGGGCCATGACCAAAGCGCCGCTC GGGGGGAAAAAGACGGGGAAGAACCCCACAGATCGCGGGAAACTGGGGGTCAAACGCTCGGTGCTGACTGATGGCCGGGGTGTGCCGGTGGGAGTGGCCGTGGCCGGCGCCAACGTGCACGATCAGAAGTTGGTGGTCGAGACGTTCCAAAGCCTTCCCGTCCGCCGTCCCCCGGGACGACGTCGTCGTCAGCATCTGTGCGCGGACAAGGGCTACGACGCGCAGACAATCCGCCAGACGGCGGCCCGTCGAGGATACGTCGTCCATATCCCTCGGAAGGGGACCGAGCCTCCGCGTCCTGTGCGGCGACGAGGCCGGGCGCGACGGTGGGTGGTGGAACGGCTGCACTCGTGGACGAACCGAGCCCGACGCCTGCTAACCCGGTGGGAAAAGACCGCCGTCAACTACCTCGCACTTCTCCACCTGCAGTTCGCCATCACCGCTTGGAGGACGGCCGGGGATCTCGGATAG